catttcttcttcctctcagGTGGGTTCAATTCCTCAAATTTTGATCTTGCATGTTTGAAATCTTCCCTGAAATTGGATCTTTGGATGTCAATCAGGTACCTAGAATAATCTCATCTCTCTTTCATACTgtttttcgttttttattttattttaatttttgcagaATGCATTCCAgtgataaaattgaatttttatcaaTTGGTTCAGATTAATCAAACCTCATATGAATTTTGTGCAAAACAAAGTTAAAGCTTTGATTTTTAATGATTTATGTTTTGTGGGGTTTGTTTGTTAAAAGACATAGAGAAGGCTGTTGTTGGAGAATGTCATGTTTTAAAAGATTTAGTTGAAAAGTTAACACATAATCTTGTGGTAATTGCTTAACACACAACTGAGATGGACAAGGAGAAATGGATGGaggtactatatatatatttgatcatTGTATTTTGCTATGATTTTAGAAAAGTTATTGACTCTAACTGTATTTTATGTTTTCAGATCCAACCTGATAGAAATCATGGGGAGTCAACATCACTCATAACTCTggtaatattatttaaaaaaattagataaatttTGTTGGTTTGGTTGGTTCCTTCATTAATAAATATTGATCACTAATCTAATAATACTTTCCCTTTATTGTTTAGGAGAAGCCTACTAGACAGTCTGATCATGGAAGCAAAATCCCCTCTGAACTTATGAAGCAAATTATTAGCCTTTTCCCCAACAAGTTAACCATATTGCTGCCTAAGGTATTGTCTTTTACTAATTTAAAATTCATTCATTATCATGTATTGTTACTATTAACTAGCAATATAATTTAACCATGAGAGTCTTGTATTATTGGTTGTAAGATTATCAGGGAACTTTATCCCATAATGGACTGTATAGAGTTATCAAGGGATTTTATCTAATAGTAATAATGATCATAACAATTAGCCATATTTCATCTCTCTTTCATACTGtttttcgttttattttttttttgtgtaggTTTTGATATGTGATTTCTTGAATCCACCATGGGAAAAGAGTGAGTAACATGAAATTTGATTTGAGGGTAGTTTTGATTCAGTTTTAATTATTGCTTTTGACCGTGTCGCTTCTACCGTCGTTTGCAGTTGATATTCAAACACCGGGTGATCTTATAACTCTTACTGCTGCAGCTGCAACAGGTAGTATTTAATTTTGATCTTCATTTTCTCTCAAATTAGAATTTCTGCTAGAGCCtgacaaaattgattttcttcAATATTTTAGGGTAGGCTCTTGGTGGAAATAGATTATATGCTAGCTTATAGTTCTGGTGAAGCTTCTTTGAGGCTATTATGGAAATTTGGACTGCTAGGTATACTTTTTCCCTTCCAGGTAGGTGTTAATTATGCAATGAGTTTTTTACTCTGTCATgaaatgaatatttatttagaTCGAACACTACAGGCTGCTTATTTTACTCACCATGGATTTCGAAGGAGGGACAAAAGGACCAATATGCTTTTGGTAAGTGGTAACTTCATGCTTCTTCGTAGAGTTTTCAAAAACATGCTTGTCACATTGCATATGATCCCTGCATATGATTTTCACATAGAATATGCAATATGGCAAGTTCATTTTGTTCCACTGGTATGTGTAAATTGCTATAAGCATAAATTCCAATTTATTTTCCTAATATTTCATAAATTGATCTTAGCTTTAATTTCATTGGTTTGACGTTTTCTTATTGTCATTCAGGATAATGCGCTGATGCCTGTGCGGCCATTGCTGACTCGGACTTATTTGTTGGCGGGTTGACTGGTATGAATAAATGGCCTGTAGATATAGATCGATATttagctttttctttttcttttttgactgtGGAGTTTGATAGATTGTTGGATTTGCCACTGATGAAAATTGGAAAGGAACTGTTAGATGGGATAGTGATTACTCCTTTCTATTTCACTttaaattgttttcaattttaacatGTTATACTATACACAGCCCAATGATTGTTAAATCTGAAGATTTTCGTATTTTCAGGGACTAAGACTTGAAGGCGAGGAAATGTCTTTTTCTCTCATTGTATTATTCGGCAATTGCAAGTACCGGGCTGCATATCACCGCATATAACAATATAAGTCATATATAGAGTTGATTCATGTCCTAAAACTGGCATCTCTTCCTATATCGACAAAGATCTACCTAGGAAGAGGCGTCAGATTTATTCGTAGTGATTTTCAGGAAGAATGTTAGATTGATGCATTTCTTTACTTAAATACCTTTGTTGTGTTTGCTACAATCGCAATGTGTTCAATGTCTGTTGTActgataaatgtttttttttttgttgatttgacCACATTTATCTTATTGCAGAACTCTTAGAATTAAAAACAGGTTATTATAGTTTGAGACAAATTAAAGCTGCTACTAATAACTTTGATCTAGAAAGTAAGATAGGCGAAGGAGGATTTGGTCCTGTTTACAAGGTAAATTTCGATAAACTGTATGTTAAATTTACTCGAGAAATATATAGTTTTGAAAGGTTTTcctcaattattattattattattatatatatatatatatatatatatatatatatatatatggaaacATGATACTAACTAAAGGCATTGCTTATTTGCAGGGTTTACTGTCAGATGGTGCTGTCATTGCTGTTAAACAGCTCTCTTCCAAATCAAAGCAAGGAAACCGTGAATTCGTTAATGAAATAGGTATGATATCGTCTTTGCAGCATCTGAATCTTGTGAAGCTTTATGGATGTTGCATTGAAGGAAACCAATTGCTGCTTGTATATGAGTACATGGAGAACAATAGTCTTGCTCGCGCTCTTTTCGGTAAGTGCTTTATGAACTACTTATGGTTGTGTCTATATGTTCCTGTTAAGTTAAAATCAaactttaaaagaaattttttcttCTAGGTAAACCGGAACAGAAGTTGAACTTGGACTGGAGCACGAGAATGAAGATATGTGTCAGGATAGCAAGAGGTTTAGCTTATCTTCATGAAGAATCAAGGTTGAAAATAGTTCACAGGGATATTAAGGCGACCAATGTCTTACTTGATAAGAATCTGAATGCAAAGATCTTTGATTTCGGTTTAGTCAAgcttgatgaagaagaaaatacTCATATCACGCGAATAGCAGGGACAATGTTAGTATTATGCCACCATATTATAAAGTTTTGAATCGTAGACTTGGTTTATCATTAGTTGGCTTGCactcatggttttaaattgcggctCACAACCACAATTGTGGCCACAAATGTAAAGGTTTTGAAAGTTTTGGCAAACACATTGTGACTGTAATTGCGGCCTCTTCAACTGCATTTGTCTGCAATTTCAAAGATTGCAATGCAACTGCAATTTATAACCATGCTTGCAATATTAATCACAATCCGTGTATTTCTTGCAGCTATAATCATGTACATATATCGTAGAAGTTGGTTCATTTTACCTTTTGAAATCACTGACACAAAGGTGTTAAATGTTCTTATCAGAGGTTAAATGCAAAAGGTATTTCCACAACCCTTTGAAGCCTTCAAAGCTCACATGGACTGCCATGTACAGAAAGCAGCACAAGAAGGTGATTTCTTAACTCTTTAACTGTTTTGTTTTGTAGATTGAACAATGTTGCAATGTCAAGATAAACCAAAATTAAGATCATGAATATGTtgaaatcaaaattttcaatgATACATTACAATTATTACTGAAATTTTTACAATAATCTATGCAGATTTTGTGCTCTAAACTCTATCCAAAAACAattgcatttatattccttGACCTCTCTAggtaatatgaatttttttatttattatttttctgaactcattgtttaaatatttgtgCAGTTTCAATTTCttattcaaaatatatacacataaaaatatgaatagaATGAATTGTATTGTGTATGCTGTCAAGTTTGTTTGGGTTTGTGGATAATGTTTTTGTGATTCCTCTATCACCATATAAGTAGATCACTTATAGGTTGATACTTTTAATCACTTTTAGTTTCATTtagatagaaaaaaatatttccaGTCTTTGAATTCCTTACTTTAGTGACAATTGGTAAGGTACATAGCTTTGATTGTGTTCAAAAACTCTCTTTGATTGTGAAAGTGAGCACTCAAGGTGAAAGAATCAGTGATAACTGAtaattttttagcttatttatTCAGGTATAACAATACTTCATTTTAGAAAGCAAAAATGTTAGCTTATTAAGTTTGCTTATTTAGAGGTGTTTCTCCATGGTGTATATATTATGAATTAGAGTCCAACTTTATTACTCAACACTTTCCAAGCTTTATGACTTTTATCAAGTTGGACTAAGTGTCATTAGAGCATTAAAAGCTTGCTTATACTAAGGACTAAGTGttagtgtgtgtatatatatacacgtTTCTTTTTTCTGAACCTTATACTAATCATCTTTTATGACACTATGcatttgattaattttgttttcgtGTGCAAAACAGACTCTTCCATGGCGTGAGTTTTGTCAGAGTTCATTTCGAGAGCGAGTGTATCATCTGATGTTAGTGAACCTGATGTTAGTGGACACTGCTACTATGAATGCCTACAATGGTGGATGGGTTGATTTTTGTAGAACACGTAGATTGGTTGAAGGGATGCCGGTTAAATTTATAGCCACCAAACCCCTTGACAACCAGGTTATTTATGTTAAGGTTGCTGCTGATTTTTCCATGCAAACTACTTTGGTGCAGCAAATGATAGATGGAAAGTTTGTTCCTTCTGTGGTCGCGGCACAATTCTTTGCAGTCACACCATGATTTGAATTGTTCGAGTTGTGTTGTTTTCTTTGATTCACATGTATGAATTCATGGTTTATTATGTGAATTTTGATTGGAGTGTCATGTTTTATTTTCATAGTAACGTTGAATGCTTAAGCTATGTACTTGGTTAAACTTTTGCAATATGGCTTTTGCTCTTCTTTATTATGTGACTTTTGATAGTAgtgtcatattttattttgatagtaATGTTGAATGGATATGATGTGTGATGCATTAACCAGAAAATTGAGCCCCAATGGATGTAGAAGAATATGCAGCCAATAAGAATTTTGGAAGAACAATCATTACATCACGTGATAGTTGACATTGTGAAGGAAGTGAAGTAAGTAGTGACATAATATCATAGTTGACTTTGTGCATCAATTTCCAAGAAACCTAATGCATATACAATTCATGAATGTCAATCTAGCATATGATGATACATACTCCTACATAATGATACAAGCATCACATGAACAAAATCTTGCAGGCAGACACGTGGAACAGGATCATTGGGCAAAGACAGTTTTAAACTTTATGTTTTAAACAATGTCATATTTACAGCAACATGGATTGATAAGCGTCATGGTGAAGTTAATTTAAGAAAAAAGATGGAATGATTTGCTATCATGTAGATAAAAAtagcactttttttttacaaaagataaaACCAGCACTTAAATCTCggaaaaattatcaatttttaccaaacacttaaATATTAGGCTTTAATAACATGTTCTAAATTTTTAAGATAATCGCTAAAACAATGAGTTTAATAAAACAATGAGTTTAATAGAGATGCTTAAAGTATAAGTATATAGATGGAGTGAGGAGGTTAAGTATCCTATCTCTAGAGAGGTCTTCATTGTGGCCTTGGTTCATCTACTTGCCTCTTCCTCGATCAAAGAATTAACATGATcccatattatttttctatactTTATCTTAACTACCGTATTTTGCATGCTTTAACTTAATATccatatgcttatgactaacTCTCTTGACTCATATCAACCATGATTGACATATAGATGCTTATGTTTGCCCCCTTTCATTGTTTACaaccatgattgatatatactGGGTGTTCCGcaaaacccgtgcaacgcacgggcatCCATCTAGTTAAGATATAGATAAGATGCAAAAAGGCTGAAatcaagagaaaaaaaatattttcgccgtctgtggggatcgaacccacGACCACGTGGTTAAAAGCCACGCGCTCTACCACTGAGCTAAGACGGCTGGTTCGAAATTAAATATACTAAAACATTATTATTCCATGAAGCATCACTCAAATCAATTTCATCTGTAAATTGAAAGACATAACATACATATATGGACATATGCATTTTTTATagctactttttaatatttactTAGTGTTATACATTCCTGTGAACACATAGAGACTAAAGTTTGAACCTGAGATTCTTCGTTTATTTACTTCAAAGAGGTGAATatttagccactagactacttaataattttgttttacataTATCCACTAACATTTTCAATTACAATGTTCAGTGAGTTAGTTCCCATAAGACCAGGCCATGTTCAAATGTTCAATTGCATGCAGTGTATCACAGTATCCTTTGCAATTAGCTTCAAAAGGAGTAATGAACATTGacataaatgataaataattagaTTTCTTAATCATTTAACTCGGAGTTTGATACTTGAACGATGATTACATTTTGGAAGAGATTAATTTCTTAAATGAATTCCAATAAACTTTTCTTTAAGCATAGaaggataattttttttctttttgacaaaaaagaGTAAATGTGTATAGTAATCTGCACCTAATTGACATAGGTTATTAAAGCAAAGAGATTAAATATATTACTTTAGTACGAGTATGCATACATTTATTACATGGAAAAGTATGATACTGTATCGCATTTAAGGTATATGTTTTCGCCAATGAATTTGACAAAACCACGGTACAATAACTACATTTTGAAGTTTCAACAAAATCAGAGCGCAAATGCTCAAAGTAATCCATCACCAATCTAAATATACACTCAACATTGTAACATTTTAAACTACTTTTACATATAACTCACCATCCATACTTGTGCATTTTCTATTGTACTCTCTTTCACATTCATAGAATGATAGAGCCTTATGAGAAAGAGATGTTGGAATTGGA
This portion of the Trifolium pratense cultivar HEN17-A07 linkage group LG3, ARS_RC_1.1, whole genome shotgun sequence genome encodes:
- the LOC123913377 gene encoding probable LRR receptor-like serine/threonine-protein kinase At1g53440, whose amino-acid sequence is FDHIYLIAELLELKTGYYSLRQIKAATNNFDLESKIGEGGFGPVYKGLLSDGAVIAVKQLSSKSKQGNREFVNEIGMISSLQHLNLVKLYGCCIEGNQLLLVYEYMENNSLARALFGKPEQKLNLDWSTRMKICVRIARGLAYLHEESRLKIVHRDIKATNVLLDKNLNAKIFDFGLVKLDEEENTHITRIAGTIG
- the LOC123918253 gene encoding uncharacterized protein LOC123918253 isoform X3; the encoded protein is MDKEKWMEIQPDRNHGESTSLITLEKPTRQSDHGSKIPSELMKQIISLFPNKLTILLPKVLICDFLNPPWEKIDIQTPGDLITLTAAAATG
- the LOC123918253 gene encoding uncharacterized protein LOC123918253 isoform X1 — translated: MFEIFPEIGSLDVNQGRLLVEIDYMLAYSSGEASLRLLWKFGLLGILFPFQAAYFTHHGFRRRDKRTNMLLVSGNFMLLRRVFKNMLVTLHMIPAYDFHIEYAIWQVHFVPLDNALMPVRPLLTRTYLLAG
- the LOC123918253 gene encoding uncharacterized protein LOC123918253 isoform X2 translates to MFEIFPEIGSLDVNQIQPDRNHGESTSLITLEKPTRQSDHGSKIPSELMKQIISLFPNKLTILLPKVLICDFLNPPWEKIDIQTPGDLITLTAAAATG